One window of the Clupea harengus chromosome 20, Ch_v2.0.2, whole genome shotgun sequence genome contains the following:
- the flrt1b gene encoding leucine-rich repeat transmembrane protein FLRT1 produces MAAESLVELRDWLFLILLCLTLLVEVLEFAAATAAVAEAVAGDGDYQGEVSCPSACRCDDSFVYCNDRGLSIIPPLPLAAAVLYLQNNRIDNAGLPTSLERRMTVRVIYLYDNELDDFPKHLPPSLRELHLQDNNIRTLPRATLARLPLLEKLHLDDNSVSTVSIEDKAFANNPRLRLLFLSRNHLSSIPSGLPASLEELRLDDNRISTIPTHAFRGLSSLRRLFLDGNLLANQRIADDTFARLSNLTELSLVRNSLLAPPLNLPSSHLLRLYLQDNALAHMPRGSLDGMKRLQKLDLSGNNLTTLPRGIFRDLDSLSQLLMRGNPWYCGCNLRWLYDWLHMRGAFVTVRGLTCHSPERVRGQSLKELTSEMKLCETVGEVGVVGGGGGGGGGGGAAGKEKIGVLPTEAASTTTRMPQGSLFTLRSKYPGHIPDLVQDHLGVSGYGEAGKTLHVEVKPLTPETIHITWIAAQPAPSFRLSWLRLGTSPAMGDITETLVPGDRREYLLTQLQPQSSYIICIVPLFVNEGKSSSRSSTNLNKDHEHPACAKTETSDLTRQSGSEQDGTDQGTDQFAALPVAGIIGGATALVSLLLIFGIFCWYGHRVGYLAPGDQSVYGRGDVVNGRASGKHYDDYAESGTIKDTSILEIRGPGFQMTPMAAHQPLPPKAKCEDMTYIHTIFPSNNTSLYRSTHNHTANSGYGTNRGYRERGIPDIDYSYT; encoded by the coding sequence ATGGCTGCCGAGAGCCTGGTGGAGCTTCGCGATTGGCTGTTCCTGATTCTCTTGTGTCTGACACTATTAGTTGAGGTCTTGGAGTTTGCTGCGGCAACGGCTGCTGTTGCTGAGGCGGTTGCCGGAGATGGAGACTACCAGGGGGAGGTGTCATGCCCCTCAGCCTGTCGCTGTGACGACAGCTTTGTTTACTGCAATGACCGAGGCCTGAGCATCATTCCGCCACTGCCTTTAGCAGCTGCCGTGCTCTACCTTCAGAACAACCGCATTGACAATGCTGGATTGCCTACATCCCTAGAGCGACGAATGACTGTACGAGTCATTTACCTGTATGACAATGAACTGGATGATTTTCCAAAGCATCTACCCCCATCGCTTCGAGAACTCCACCTGCAGGACAACAACATACGAACGCTACCGCGTGCTACTCTAGCTCGACTACCACTGCTTGAAAAATTACACTTGGATGATAATTCAGTGTCAACAGTGAGCATAGAAGACAAAGCATTTGCCAACAACCCGCGACTACGACTCCTATTCTTGTCACGCAACCACTTATCTAGTATCCCTTCAGGTCTGCCAGCATCCCTAGAGGAACTAAGGCTTGATGACAATCGCATCTCGACCATCCCCACCCACGCTTTCCGTGGACTCTCGTCCTTAAGGCGTCTCTTTCTGGATGGCAATTTGTTGGCAAATCAACGAATAGCTGATGATACTTTCGCACGACTCTCCAACCTGACAGAGCTCTCACTAGTCCGCAACTCCCTCCTGGCACCACCATTGAATTTGCCCAGCTCTCACCTGCTACGCCTCTACCTCCAGGATAATGCACTGGCACACATGCCCCGTGGATCCCTGGACGGCATGAAGAGACTACAGAAGCTCGATCTGTCAGGCAACAACCTCACCACCCTTCCCCGGGGCATTTTCAGAGACCTGGACAGTTTGTCCCAGCTGCTGATGCGTGGAAATCCTTGGTATTGTGGCTGTAATCTCCGCTGGCTCTATGACTGGCTCCATATGCGGGGAGCATTTGTAACTGTGAGGGGTTTAACTTGCCACAGCCCTGAGCGAGTGAGAGGGCAGTCATTAAAGGAGCTGACAAGTGAGATGAAGTTATGCGAGACAGTAGGGGAGGTTGGAGTGgttggaggaggcggaggaggcggaggaggtggaggggcgGCAGGTAAAGAGAAAATTGGAGTTCTTCCAACGGAGGCAGCCAGCACAACCACACGCATGCCCCAGGGGTCTCTCTTCACCCTTAGGTCCAAATATCCGGGCCACATCCCCGATCTGGTGCAAGACCACCTTGGTGTAAGTGGATATGGTGAGGCTGGTAAAACGTTACATGTTGAAGTCAAGCCACTCACACCAGAAACAATCCACATCACATGGATTGCAGCACAACCAGCCCCGTCTTTCCGGCTTTCCTGGTTGCGACTGGGCACAAGTCCTGCAATGGGCGACATTACAGAGACATTAGTCCCTGGTGATCGCAGAGAGTATCTACTCACTCAGCTGCAGCCACAGTCCAGTTATATCATTTGTATAGTGCCCCTCTTTGTAAATGAGGGCAAAAGTTCATCCCGTTCCTCAACAAACTTGAACAAGGATCATGAGCACCCTGCTTGCGCAAAGACTGAGACATCAGATCTCACAAGACAGTCTGGTTCAGAACAGGATGGGACCGATCAGGGAACAGACCAGTTTGCAGCCCTTCCAGTAGCTGGAATTATTGGGGGTGCCACAGCATTGGTCTCACTGCTCCTCATTTTTGGCATCTTTTGTTGGTATGGCCATCGGGTGGGGTACCTTGCACCCGGCGATCAGTCCGTGTATGGGAGGGGGGACGTGGTCAACGGCCGTGCCAGCGGCAAACATTATGATGACTATGCTGAATCGGGCACCATAAAGGACACCTCAATCTTAGAAATAAGGGGGCCTGGTTTCCAGATGACACCCATGGCAGCGCACCAGCCGCTGCCGCCCAAGGCTAAATGTGAGGACATGACCTACATTCACACCATCTTTCCATCAAATAACACAAGCCTCTACAGGAGcacccacaaccacacagccAATTCAGGCTATGGGACCAACCGTGGGTACAGGGAAAGAGGTATACCAGATATAGATTACTCATACACGTGA